CGTAAAATTCAGCGTAAAAACTATGATGAAAAACCGTTCATAAAGCCAGTGCCATCTATGGTTTTGTGGGAATTGTCACTGTTTTTTTGGTTGGAATTCCTGTGGTTCCTTATGCTGCTTTTGTCAATAAAAACTTTGGAAATTCCTGGATCTGGCTCGTTGGCCTTGGACTTTTTATAGGCCTCGTCTTATGGATGGTCAATTCTCTGCGAAAAAAGGGTTTATTCTATGATTTTATAAAACAACATTTCCCCAAACAAATCACTAATATCAATGAATTTGTCGGCGGAGAAATTCACAAAAAGTATTTCTACCTAACGATATTTATTTCAATTCTCATCGAGTTTTGTGGGATATTCCATCTCTTGATTGCAATGTTAGCTTTTGGGGTAAACGGCTCCTTCTCAGCAGCCGCAGTAGGTTATACCATTTCGGTGTTGCTCATGTTGGTTTCTCCTTTCTTAAGAGGTTTGGGTGCAGTAGAATTCACTTTGATTTACATTCTGGCGAACTTCGGCTTTTCTCATAGTCAAGGTTTAGGAATTACATTATGTTTGACAGATCCGAAATACAAGGTCAGGATTTAATCGTTATTAAAGATGAAACTGGAAAAATTGAAGCATTTTAAATATTATCCCCGATTTTGCACCTCAAGAATGCACGTATGACTTGATTCGAAAAACAGTAAAAGCGCCCAACGGCAGTATGGATGCTATGATTGTAAAACTCGTAGAATATGCAAAATCTAACGAACTGTGGTACATCAATTTGGGACTGACCCCTTTGGGAGAAATGAAAGAACCCGATAATACAGCGGAAGAAGTTCTGAAATTTGTGTACAATAGGATCGGGAGTTTTAAACATTATCAAAGTTTGCGGGATTTCAAAGAAAAATATGCGGATCGGTGGGAAAATAAATATTTGATTTATGGCAGCGATTTCGATCTTCTACAAATTCCGGCAGCTTTACGTAAAATCACAAAACCAAAATGAAAAAAAAGAGTCAACTCCTGAGCTTATTTTCCCTGCTTCTTTTATTTTCATGTAAAACGACGTCAGATTTCCCGGTGTCGGAATGGAACAGCGACAGTAACAAACCCATCATATTTTACATCAGTGGCGACGCGGGTTTCAATACTTTTTCGAAAACATTTGCGCAGGAACTCCATCACTATGGTTACGACGTATTTGCCCTGAATAGTAAAAAATATTTCTGGGATAAGAAAACACCTTTGCAAGCTTCCGAAGATTCTGAAAATTTTCTAAAACAGATCACTAAAAACCGAACCAATAAAAAAATAATCATCATCGGTTATTCCTACGGTGCTGACATTGCACCTTTTATCTGCAACCGTTTCGATCCTGATTTCAAAAGGAATATTCAGCACTTACTTATCATAGGACCTTCAAAAGTGAATGATTTTGAAATTCATCTTCAAGAATATATTATGGGAAGTCAACAATATGGTTTCAGTGTTACTCACGAAATCAATCAGCTGAAAAACGTTCCCTTTACGTTAGTCCTGAGTGATTTTGAGTATACTTATTTTCCAAGAAAAGAAATCACATTAAAAAATTATCAATT
This DNA window, taken from Kaistella carnis, encodes the following:
- a CDS encoding AcvB/VirJ family lysyl-phosphatidylglycerol hydrolase, yielding MKKKSQLLSLFSLLLLFSCKTTSDFPVSEWNSDSNKPIIFYISGDAGFNTFSKTFAQELHHYGYDVFALNSKKYFWDKKTPLQASEDSENFLKQITKNRTNKKIIIIGYSYGADIAPFICNRFDPDFKRNIQHLLIIGPSKVNDFEIHLQEYIMGSQQYGFSVTHEINQLKNVPFTLVLSDFEYTYFPRKEITLKNYQFLHLPGNHHFSGNTKMLADSVVKYF
- a CDS encoding phosphatidylglycerol lysyltransferase domain-containing protein produces the protein MIRKTVKAPNGSMDAMIVKLVEYAKSNELWYINLGLTPLGEMKEPDNTAEEVLKFVYNRIGSFKHYQSLRDFKEKYADRWENKYLIYGSDFDLLQIPAALRKITKPK
- a CDS encoding lysylphosphatidylglycerol synthase transmembrane domain-containing protein translates to MVPYAAFVNKNFGNSWIWLVGLGLFIGLVLWMVNSLRKKGLFYDFIKQHFPKQITNINEFVGGEIHKKYFYLTIFISILIEFCGIFHLLIAMLAFGVNGSFSAAAVGYTISVLLMLVSPFLRGLGAVEFTLIYILANFGFSHSQGLGITLCLTDPKYKVRI